In the Chitinophagales bacterium genome, one interval contains:
- a CDS encoding SCO family protein: MNKKNWLWIIVFIAVTAVPAAIIYYTKQKNNFRNSAAPRPIWPQGLAENGKDTLYFKLPIYTALNADSTLVSTQELDGKITVIETFFSECQSICPIMNKNLTRVFESLGRNKQFQIFSYSVDYERDDLAKLRTYAANHGADLVQWKFLRSPQDSIFNFGRWGLKLPVGEDEIEGNFLHSERFVLVDWNRNIRGYYDGTDSASVNKMMNHIVLLMSEKDRLERKKK, from the coding sequence ATGAATAAGAAAAATTGGCTTTGGATTATAGTGTTTATAGCTGTTACAGCGGTGCCTGCTGCTATCATATATTATACGAAACAAAAAAATAATTTTAGGAATTCAGCTGCACCTAGACCTATCTGGCCACAAGGATTGGCGGAGAACGGTAAAGATACGCTATACTTCAAACTACCGATTTATACCGCCCTTAACGCCGATAGCACACTTGTAAGTACTCAAGAACTTGATGGAAAAATAACGGTTATAGAGACTTTTTTCTCTGAATGCCAGTCTATCTGCCCTATTATGAATAAAAATCTGACACGCGTATTTGAAAGTCTGGGTCGGAATAAGCAATTTCAGATTTTCTCGTATAGCGTGGACTATGAGCGTGATGATTTGGCGAAATTGCGCACTTATGCGGCTAATCATGGTGCAGATTTGGTTCAGTGGAAATTTCTTCGCTCACCGCAGGACTCCATTTTTAATTTCGGGAGATGGGGTTTAAAATTACCTGTAGGTGAAGATGAGATAGAGGGAAATTTTCTCCATAGTGAGCGTTTTGTATTGGTGGATTGGAATAGAAATATTAGAGGCTACTACGATGGTACTGACTCTGCAAGTGTCAATAAAATGATGAATCATATCGTACTCTTGATGAGTGAAAAAGATAGATTGGAGAGGAAGAAGAAATGA
- a CDS encoding DUF420 domain-containing protein, which yields MNQRAKQLIGLLTAVVMGLVFLMYSGFGVKEWFDASFPDFDKSRLPFLNALFNSLVFICLLSAFRAIKNKNIQVHRRFIYIACVLSTLFLLNYVFYHMISESTKYGGEGILKGIYLFILVTHVILAALSFPFIVYTAFLGQTMQVESHRKLAKFVFPVWLYVAFTGVVVYFMISPYYQH from the coding sequence ATGAATCAACGTGCTAAACAATTAATAGGCTTATTGACAGCTGTCGTAATGGGATTGGTATTCCTAATGTATAGCGGATTTGGTGTCAAGGAATGGTTTGATGCTAGCTTTCCAGACTTTGATAAATCAAGACTTCCATTTCTAAATGCTTTGTTCAATTCATTAGTTTTTATCTGTCTTTTGAGTGCATTTCGAGCGATTAAAAACAAGAATATTCAGGTTCATAGAAGGTTTATTTATATAGCTTGTGTATTATCGACTTTGTTTCTTTTGAACTATGTTTTCTATCATATGATCTCCGAATCTACAAAGTATGGTGGAGAAGGAATACTGAAAGGAATTTATCTCTTTATTCTAGTTACACATGTTATCTTGGCAGCTCTGAGCTTTCCATTTATAGTTTATACAGCCTTTTTAGGACAAACTATGCAGGTCGAAAGCCATAGGAAGTTAGCTAAGTTTGTGTTTCCTGTTTGGTTATATGTTGCCTTTACAGGTGTGGTGGTTTATTTCATGATATCGCCGTATTATCAGCACTAG
- a CDS encoding cytochrome c oxidase subunit 3, giving the protein MAIETVENLKESHWQGGAPPMKASYGKTMMWYFLISDTFTFVAFLVSYATVRMVNAEAWPKASKVFSSIPLPGFEKFHDLPLVFVSLMTFILIISSVTMVRAVQEGARMNRAGVVRNLLPTIGFGILFLLCQYFEWTHLMHDGMTLTSMPAKFAGANGTVAYQFGSYFFLITGFHGAHVFGGVILNLYLLIRTLRGDFDRLGHYEMVEKIGLYWHFVDLVWVYVFLAFYLM; this is encoded by the coding sequence ATGGCAATAGAAACAGTAGAAAATTTAAAAGAATCACACTGGCAAGGTGGTGCGCCACCAATGAAGGCGAGTTATGGAAAAACCATGATGTGGTATTTTCTTATTTCGGATACATTTACCTTTGTAGCATTTCTAGTTTCCTACGCTACGGTGCGTATGGTCAATGCAGAAGCTTGGCCAAAGGCTTCTAAAGTATTTAGTTCTATTCCTTTACCAGGATTTGAAAAGTTTCATGATTTACCATTGGTTTTTGTAAGTTTGATGACCTTCATACTTATCATCAGTTCTGTGACGATGGTTCGTGCCGTGCAGGAAGGTGCCAGAATGAATAGAGCAGGAGTTGTGCGAAATTTGCTACCTACAATTGGTTTTGGTATTCTATTTTTACTTTGTCAGTATTTTGAGTGGACACACCTCATGCACGATGGAATGACTTTAACTTCTATGCCTGCGAAGTTTGCTGGAGCTAATGGCACTGTAGCCTATCAGTTTGGTTCTTATTTCTTCTTAATTACAGGTTTTCACGGTGCGCACGTGTTTGGTGGAGTGATACTAAATTTGTATCTACTTATAAGAACATTGAGAGGAGATTTCGATAGACTGGGTCATTATGAAATGGTAGAGAAGATAGGTTTGTACTGGCACTTTGTAGATTTAGTATGGGTTTATGTATTCCTAGCTTTCTATTTAATGTAA
- a CDS encoding cytochrome c oxidase subunit 3 has translation MNMKSPMSGRIHPKLFLLYLSFGSMIMLFSAFCSALIVRKGDIRQAWIELPLPSAFLYSTLIIIVSSVTIHLAYKYIAQKSQFMLWSLITLALALVFVSLQWQGWNEMQTRQIFLNGNPSGSFIYVISGLHGLHYVGGIVALILMILNFRKKTIGEGQKMGFNILMQYWHFIGIVWVLLYLFFKFIIYK, from the coding sequence ATGAATATGAAGTCGCCAATGAGTGGAAGAATTCATCCGAAATTATTCCTACTCTATCTTTCTTTTGGTAGTATGATTATGCTGTTTTCAGCATTTTGCAGTGCGCTTATTGTCCGCAAAGGAGATATTCGTCAGGCATGGATTGAATTGCCTTTACCATCAGCTTTTTTATATAGTACCTTGATTATTATTGTTTCGAGTGTTACTATCCATTTGGCATATAAATATATCGCTCAAAAATCCCAGTTCATGCTTTGGAGTCTGATTACTTTAGCCTTGGCTTTAGTTTTTGTTAGCCTACAGTGGCAGGGGTGGAATGAAATGCAGACTAGACAAATTTTTCTTAATGGGAATCCTTCTGGATCTTTTATCTATGTTATTTCTGGTTTACATGGATTACACTATGTAGGAGGTATTGTTGCCTTGATATTGATGATTTTAAATTTCAGAAAAAAGACAATTGGTGAAGGTCAAAAAATGGGCTTCAATATTTTAATGCAGTATTGGCATTTTATTGGTATCGTGTGGGTATTATTATATTTATTTTTTAAATTTATTATATATAAATAA
- a CDS encoding N-acetylmuramoyl-L-alanine amidase: MGQTEIGNRTVSTVVIDPGHGGRDPGALGKVSKEKEIALSIALKLGKLINQRFPEVKVMYTRNDDRFIELYQRADIANKAKADLFISIHANSTTKQGPSGVEFWVLGLHKADENLEVVKKENAALQFEQDVRKNYGFDPNSPEGAIIMTMQQNLYLDQSIQLAKLMESRFVREDNQLNRGAKQAGFIVLYKTSMPSVLVEVGFISNPDEEQYIANETGQTKIAANLANAFADYKMKYESGAIKQVSKDVEKKTTTSIPIADNSGTGNNGFSKPSANGAISTEESTPVAEVVKKESPQIAASSKPSSSNLDMSNNKKKIVIEEEVEKYSENNSSSTMSELNAKSNNNVTTTIVNSTPSSSISSKPNSSSLEPNSNSKTIISDYEIEAKKKPALTSTPIAEKFSKKPTEPVTAAKAKPEMPTKESVKKEIIDKSLKNADNKPTPTLKINTTTPGKIKLNDENSNVPSYVADNDIKKEIVDNTKRIDKRNNILEKNTLPETSDTKSKPIVSASHTSSKSSPIPIPEKTAGSEIIYKVQIKASSTKIKSDDPINSSFDGVEESFENNMYKYLLGRFTNENDAKARLEKVRSQGVKDAFIVKYKDGVRVK, encoded by the coding sequence TTGGGACAAACAGAAATAGGAAATCGCACAGTAAGCACGGTAGTCATAGATCCTGGTCATGGTGGTAGAGACCCTGGGGCATTAGGGAAGGTCTCAAAAGAAAAAGAGATAGCTCTTTCTATAGCTCTTAAATTGGGAAAATTAATCAATCAAAGATTTCCTGAAGTAAAGGTTATGTATACCAGAAACGATGATCGATTCATAGAATTGTATCAACGTGCGGATATAGCTAACAAAGCTAAAGCGGATTTATTTATTTCTATACATGCTAATTCCACTACTAAGCAAGGCCCTAGTGGAGTTGAATTTTGGGTATTGGGTCTCCATAAAGCGGACGAAAATCTTGAAGTCGTAAAGAAGGAAAATGCGGCACTTCAGTTTGAACAGGATGTAAGAAAGAACTACGGTTTTGACCCAAATTCTCCTGAAGGTGCTATCATAATGACTATGCAGCAGAATTTATATTTAGATCAGAGTATTCAATTGGCTAAACTTATGGAGTCGAGATTTGTAAGGGAAGACAATCAACTCAATAGAGGCGCCAAGCAGGCTGGATTTATAGTATTGTACAAAACCTCCATGCCTAGCGTGCTGGTAGAGGTTGGATTCATCTCTAATCCAGATGAAGAGCAATATATAGCAAATGAAACTGGACAAACAAAAATAGCAGCCAATCTCGCCAATGCTTTTGCTGACTATAAGATGAAATATGAAAGTGGAGCTATAAAACAAGTATCTAAAGATGTCGAGAAAAAGACAACAACAAGCATACCAATTGCTGATAATTCAGGAACTGGGAATAATGGTTTTTCAAAGCCTTCTGCTAATGGAGCTATAAGTACAGAGGAATCTACACCTGTAGCAGAAGTTGTGAAAAAAGAAAGCCCTCAAATAGCCGCAAGCTCCAAGCCTTCTTCTTCAAATTTAGATATGAGCAATAATAAGAAGAAAATAGTCATTGAGGAGGAAGTTGAAAAATATTCTGAAAATAATTCATCTTCGACTATGAGTGAATTGAACGCCAAATCAAACAATAATGTCACAACAACTATCGTTAATTCCACTCCAAGTAGTAGTATAAGCTCGAAACCTAATTCGTCTAGTTTGGAACCGAACTCAAATTCAAAAACTATAATTAGTGATTACGAAATAGAGGCCAAAAAGAAACCAGCTCTTACGAGCACACCTATTGCAGAAAAATTTTCGAAAAAACCTACTGAACCTGTCACTGCTGCAAAAGCTAAACCAGAGATGCCTACGAAAGAAAGTGTTAAGAAAGAAATTATTGATAAATCGCTCAAGAATGCAGATAATAAGCCAACCCCAACATTGAAGATAAACACAACTACACCTGGAAAAATTAAACTTAATGATGAAAATTCCAATGTTCCTTCTTATGTGGCTGACAATGATATAAAGAAAGAGATTGTAGATAATACAAAAAGGATAGACAAACGAAACAATATTCTCGAAAAAAATACACTACCAGAAACATCTGATACCAAGTCAAAACCTATTGTTTCGGCATCTCATACTAGCTCAAAATCTTCTCCTATCCCAATACCTGAAAAAACTGCTGGTTCAGAAATTATTTATAAAGTTCAGATTAAGGCATCTAGTACAAAAATCAAGAGCGATGATCCTATTAACTCAAGTTTTGATGGTGTAGAAGAGAGTTTTGAAAATAATATGTACAAATATCTTTTAGGACGTTTCACAAATGAAAATGATGCCAAGGCTCGATTGGAAAAAGTGAGAAGCCAAGGCGTAAAGGATGCATTTATTGTGAAATACAAGGATGGGGTTCGTGTGAAATAA
- the cyoE gene encoding protoheme IX farnesyltransferase produces MNKIKVIALHKVQARLGNYAALSKFRLSSFVILSSVIGFIVGSPSGEFDWVKLTLFTLGGSLVTFASNAINQLIEKDSDRLMIRTQNRPLPTRSMSQMDAVLFIGITALAGILTLTFAVNTMTGLLSALSLLIYGFIYTPLKKVSSIAVFVGAIPGALPPLLGYVAATNNLNHYAVWLFVVQFFWQFPHFWAIAWLSYEDYLKANIMLLPSRDGKSKQSAFITFIYTIVLVPLSLYPVYLTNQWNAGAIVLLLASLGFSYLAFKFYKSCKDNDARALMFGSFAYLLIFLISLFF; encoded by the coding sequence ATGAATAAGATTAAAGTTATTGCATTGCATAAGGTTCAAGCTAGACTTGGAAACTATGCTGCATTATCTAAGTTCCGTTTATCATCATTTGTCATTTTATCTTCGGTTATTGGGTTCATAGTAGGTTCTCCATCTGGAGAATTTGATTGGGTTAAATTGACACTTTTCACCCTTGGTGGTAGCCTAGTTACTTTTGCTTCTAATGCGATCAATCAGCTGATAGAAAAAGATTCTGATCGTCTGATGATTCGCACTCAGAATAGGCCTTTACCTACAAGGTCTATGAGCCAAATGGATGCCGTTTTGTTCATTGGTATTACAGCCCTGGCTGGTATATTGACTTTGACGTTTGCTGTCAATACTATGACAGGGTTACTATCAGCATTATCTCTTTTGATTTATGGCTTTATATACACACCGCTTAAAAAAGTTTCTTCGATAGCGGTTTTTGTCGGAGCTATACCTGGGGCATTGCCACCATTGTTAGGATATGTAGCGGCTACCAATAACTTAAATCATTATGCTGTTTGGTTATTCGTCGTTCAATTTTTCTGGCAGTTCCCTCATTTTTGGGCGATAGCATGGCTAAGTTATGAGGATTATCTCAAGGCAAATATCATGTTGCTACCCAGCCGTGATGGCAAGTCGAAGCAGTCTGCATTTATTACGTTTATCTATACCATAGTGCTAGTTCCGCTATCGCTGTATCCAGTTTATTTAACGAATCAGTGGAATGCTGGAGCTATAGTATTACTTCTAGCTAGCCTTGGATTTAGCTATTTAGCCTTCAAGTTTTATAAGTCTTGTAAAGATAATGATGCTAGAGCGCTTATGTTTGGTTCGTTTGCTTATTTATTGATATTCTTAATTTCATTATTTTTCTAA
- the hflX gene encoding GTPase HflX, with product MALERKEFVVDNTLRLKERVVLVGIAQSRADLPKLNEYLEELKFLSTTANVEPIEVFHQILEKPDTRFYVGSGKLKEIKEYCKANAIDAVIFDDEISPSQQNNIEKELQIKVLDRSMLILDIFAQNAKTLQAKTQVELAQTQYLLPRLKGMWQHLDRIKGGIGMRGSGEKEIETDRRIAQTRISRLKEKLEEIAKQNQTQRKNRGEMIRVALVGYTNVGKSTIMNLLSKADILAEDKLFATLDTTVRKVVIDNVPFLLSDTVGFIRKLPHHLVESFQSTLVESLESDILIHVVDISHPQFEDHINVVNSTLRQLKADDKPTIMVFNKMDLYRKNNFDEFLFDEEKELILEDFKRTWMSKTHENCIFISATEMENLQEFREELLSKIKKLYSERYPYKAKFLWGYENFS from the coding sequence GTGGCATTAGAAAGAAAAGAATTTGTAGTAGATAATACGCTGCGTTTAAAGGAGCGTGTAGTCCTTGTGGGAATTGCCCAGTCGCGTGCCGATTTACCTAAATTGAATGAATATCTCGAGGAACTAAAATTTCTATCTACTACTGCAAATGTAGAGCCTATAGAGGTGTTTCATCAAATACTTGAAAAGCCTGATACCCGATTTTATGTAGGTAGCGGGAAATTAAAAGAGATTAAAGAATATTGTAAAGCAAATGCCATAGATGCTGTCATTTTCGATGATGAAATTAGTCCTTCGCAGCAAAATAATATTGAGAAGGAATTGCAAATAAAAGTCTTAGATAGAAGTATGCTCATACTCGATATCTTCGCTCAAAATGCTAAAACACTACAAGCCAAAACACAGGTGGAACTCGCTCAGACACAGTATCTGCTACCTAGGCTGAAAGGCATGTGGCAACACTTAGATAGAATCAAGGGAGGTATAGGAATGCGAGGCTCGGGTGAGAAAGAAATAGAGACCGATAGACGGATAGCACAAACAAGAATATCTCGACTCAAAGAAAAACTAGAAGAGATAGCAAAGCAGAATCAAACCCAACGAAAAAATCGTGGAGAGATGATACGTGTAGCCCTTGTCGGTTATACAAATGTAGGCAAGAGTACTATCATGAATTTATTGTCCAAAGCGGATATTCTGGCTGAGGATAAACTCTTCGCTACACTCGATACCACAGTGCGCAAAGTAGTGATTGATAACGTTCCATTTCTGCTTTCAGATACAGTAGGATTTATTAGAAAATTACCACATCATTTAGTGGAGAGTTTTCAGTCCACTTTAGTAGAATCGCTGGAGAGCGATATTTTGATTCATGTAGTCGATATTTCTCATCCCCAATTTGAAGATCATATTAATGTGGTGAATAGCACCCTGCGCCAGCTCAAGGCTGACGATAAACCAACGATTATGGTTTTTAATAAAATGGATTTGTATCGAAAAAATAATTTTGATGAATTTCTTTTTGATGAAGAAAAAGAACTCATACTAGAAGATTTCAAAAGAACGTGGATGTCAAAAACACATGAGAATTGTATATTTATCTCTGCTACTGAGATGGAAAATCTTCAAGAATTCCGTGAAGAATTACTTTCAAAAATTAAAAAACTTTATTCTGAACGATACCCTTATAAAGCTAAGTTTTTATGGGGATATGAGAATTTTAGTTAA
- a CDS encoding cbb3-type cytochrome c oxidase subunit I, producing the protein MAHTAHEHHEDSFLEKYIFSQDHKMIARQFLFTGIFWSIVGAAMSVLFRLQLGWPNETFPFLETLLGKWAEGGRISNEFYYSLVTMHGTILVFFVLTAGLSGTFANLLIPYQVGTRDMASPFMNMLSYWFFLLAGVLMLASLFVQTGAASGGWTMYPPLSGLRDAKVNAGSMWGTDLWFLSMAMFIVSSLLGGLNYIATILNLRTKGMTMWRLPLTVWALLFTAILGVLAFPPLLSAALLLEFDRLFDTSFYLSDIVVGGNLLDYKGGSPILFQHLFWFLGHPEVYIIILPAMGITSEVLSVNARKPVFGYRAMVYAIGVIVLLGFLVWAHHMYMSGMNPFLGSIFTLFTLLIAVPSAVKVFNWLTTIWKGNLRLTPAMMFALGFVSLFISGGLTGIFLGNSAIDIPLHDTYFVVAHFHIVMGVAAFFAMFSGVYHWFPKMFGRYINDTLGYVHFYVTIISAYAIFIPMHFMLSLPRRYYVYSNFQTFNIFEDVSKFISVFAIISFLAQILFVVNIVYSALKGRKFTNENLNPWGSNTLEWTTPAEHIHGNWPGEIPEVHRWPYDYSTGFGDTDFRPQTEPLKEGEESHG; encoded by the coding sequence ATGGCACATACAGCACACGAACATCATGAGGATTCATTCTTGGAGAAATATATTTTCAGCCAGGATCATAAAATGATTGCTAGACAGTTTCTATTTACAGGTATTTTTTGGTCAATAGTCGGAGCTGCGATGTCTGTTCTTTTCAGATTGCAGTTAGGCTGGCCTAATGAGACATTTCCATTTTTAGAAACATTGCTCGGAAAGTGGGCAGAAGGTGGAAGAATTTCGAATGAGTTCTATTATTCATTAGTCACTATGCATGGAACCATATTGGTATTCTTTGTATTAACGGCTGGTCTTTCAGGAACTTTTGCTAATCTTCTTATCCCTTACCAAGTAGGAACTAGAGATATGGCTTCACCATTTATGAATATGCTTTCTTATTGGTTTTTCCTATTGGCAGGTGTATTAATGCTAGCTTCACTATTTGTGCAAACAGGTGCAGCCTCTGGTGGTTGGACCATGTATCCACCGCTGAGTGGATTGCGTGATGCTAAGGTAAACGCAGGTTCTATGTGGGGTACAGACTTATGGTTTTTAAGTATGGCTATGTTTATCGTATCCTCACTTTTAGGAGGTTTGAATTATATAGCAACCATCTTAAATTTAAGAACCAAAGGTATGACTATGTGGCGCTTACCTTTGACGGTGTGGGCTTTATTGTTTACAGCTATTTTAGGTGTTTTAGCATTCCCACCATTATTAAGTGCGGCTCTTTTACTAGAGTTCGATAGATTATTCGACACCTCTTTCTATTTGTCTGATATCGTCGTTGGAGGAAATTTGCTTGACTATAAAGGTGGTTCGCCTATTTTGTTCCAACATTTATTTTGGTTCTTAGGACACCCTGAAGTATATATTATTATATTACCTGCTATGGGTATTACTTCAGAGGTACTTTCTGTTAATGCTCGTAAACCAGTCTTTGGTTATAGAGCCATGGTTTACGCCATCGGTGTTATCGTATTACTTGGCTTCTTAGTGTGGGCGCACCACATGTATATGTCTGGTATGAATCCATTTTTAGGATCGATATTTACCTTATTTACCTTGTTAATTGCAGTTCCTTCGGCAGTAAAAGTATTTAACTGGCTGACGACGATATGGAAAGGTAATCTAAGACTAACTCCAGCAATGATGTTTGCTCTTGGTTTCGTATCCTTATTTATATCTGGAGGATTGACTGGAATCTTCTTAGGTAATTCTGCGATTGATATACCTTTACATGATACCTACTTTGTGGTTGCGCATTTCCATATCGTTATGGGTGTAGCGGCATTCTTTGCAATGTTTTCTGGCGTATATCATTGGTTTCCTAAAATGTTTGGTAGATATATTAATGATACATTGGGCTATGTACATTTTTATGTGACCATTATCTCTGCTTATGCTATATTCATACCTATGCACTTTATGTTAAGCCTTCCTCGTAGATATTACGTTTATTCAAATTTTCAGACATTTAATATCTTCGAAGATGTATCTAAGTTCATATCTGTTTTTGCTATTATTTCATTTTTAGCTCAAATTTTATTTGTAGTAAACATTGTTTATAGCGCATTAAAAGGAAGAAAATTCACTAATGAGAATTTGAATCCATGGGGTTCTAACACCTTAGAGTGGACAACACCGGCTGAGCATATTCATGGAAACTGGCCAGGTGAAATTCCAGAAGTTCATAGATGGCCGTATGACTATTCTACAGGATTTGGAGATACTGATTTCAGACCTCAAACAGAGCCTTTGAAAGAAGGTGAAGAATCACACGGTTAG
- a CDS encoding cytochrome C oxidase subunit IV family protein: MGHHHSDTYPKHDNHLALTDGDYKHHKADIWKTTGILSFVTVFEVGFAIWYEKSLIPGGAPLWALQLTLVVLSLLKAGYIMAVFMHVKHETRAFILTILVPFSLLIWMIISFIYDGNDWNGRNNNRFGDKPHPSVLKQHGGVVIEHGHH, translated from the coding sequence ATGGGACATCATCATTCTGACACGTATCCTAAGCATGACAATCATTTGGCATTAACAGATGGGGATTATAAGCACCACAAAGCTGATATTTGGAAAACTACTGGTATATTGTCTTTCGTTACAGTATTCGAGGTAGGATTTGCTATATGGTATGAAAAGTCTTTGATTCCGGGCGGAGCACCACTATGGGCACTTCAATTGACCCTTGTAGTACTATCATTATTAAAGGCTGGCTATATTATGGCTGTATTTATGCACGTAAAGCATGAAACTAGAGCTTTTATTCTCACTATTCTAGTTCCTTTTAGCTTACTGATATGGATGATAATTTCTTTCATTTATGATGGTAATGACTGGAATGGCAGAAATAATAATCGTTTTGGAGATAAGCCTCACCCAAGTGTACTGAAACAACATGGCGGTGTCGTTATTGAACATGGACATCATTAA